GGACGACGTCCTCGTCCCGATGATCACCGAGCCGCTGTGCTTCGACCCGACGGCCCGGACCATCCAGAAGGTCATCGAGCCGATGGACATCCCCTTCCGGATCGTCGTCAACAACTGGGACCCGCGGGACGGCCGCGCCGACCTCGAAGACACCGAGGCGTACATCGCGGCGAGGGGTTGGCCCCGCGCCAAGACCGTCCTGCGCCGCTACAAGATCCACTCGCGCGCGGTCGCCGAAGGCACCGTCGTCACCCAGTACAAGGAGAGCGGCACCGCCTACCGGGCCCGCGAGGACTTCTTCCGCCTCTCCCTCGAACTCGGTTACGGGGGTCGCTGATGGCAGGCCGTCGCGTCTCCTTCGCCTCGATGGCCACCGACCCGGTGGTCGACGCCCCCGGTGTGGACAGCGCCAAGAGCGCCGCGGACACCCCCGCCCGGTGGATCCCCACCGCCAACTGCCTCCCCAACCCGCGCAACCCCCGCGACGAACTGGGCGACCTCTCCGACCTGGCGAGCATCAAGGACCGCCAGCTCCAGAGCTGCCTCGCCGTCACCCCCGCCGCCTACCTGCGGCTGTGGCCGGAGGACCGGCAGACCCTCGGCGCGGGCCCGCAGGACGTCATCGTCATCAACGGCAACCGCCGCCGCGCCGCGGCCGCGCTGTACGGGCGCGAACAGCTGCTCGTCGTCGTCGACGACTCGGTCGCCGAGTCCAAGGCGACCCTGCTGCGAGCCGCGCTGGACGAGAACATGGCGCGCAAGGACTTCGACCCGATCGAGGAGGCCAACGCGGTCCTGCTCATCGTGGCGCAGTACCCGACCGCCAAGGAAGCCGCCGAAGCGGAAGGCTGGTCCCAGAGCTGGATCTCCCACCGCAAGAACCTGCTGAAGCTCCACCCGGAACTCCAGCGGCAGGTGCGGGCCAAGGCGCGCGGCGAGGAGGGCATCTCCATCAACGTCGCGCGGCGGCTGGGATCGGTGAAGGGCATCGAGGACATGTCCCAGGCCCAGCAGACGGAACAGCTGGAACAGCTGCTCCAGGCCGACGCCGACGCGGTGCTCGCCAAGCGGGCGGCGCGGCAGGAGGCGAAGGCGGCGGTCAAGGCAGCCCCTGCCGCTGCCCCCGCCGACGTGCCGGCGGCGCAGCCGGCGGCGGTTGCGCCTGCGCCGGCACCGGCACCGGCACCTGCGGCCGCAAAGCCGGTGACCAAGCCGTCAGCTCCCGCTGCACCGGTGCCGAGCACCGAGCCCAAGCCCGAACCCGTCTCCGCTGCGGACCCCGACCGATTTTCCGCGGAAAATTCCGACCCCCTCCCGATGCCCGAGCAGCGCGCCGTGGCCCCGTCGACCGACGAACAGCCGGCGACCACTACCCCGCAGACCACAGGCCTCGGCAACGTCGACTGGCATGACGTCGAGGAACTGGCAGACGCCATCTGCCGCACCCTCTCCGCCGACGAGGCCTACCGCCTCGCCGACGCCCTCGCCAACCGCCTGCTGACCACCAGCAGCTGACAAACCCCCGTGGTGTCCCGCCCCCGCCCAGTGGGTGGGGGCGGGACACCACAACGCGTTGAGGCCGGCACATTGTCAGACACAGGTGACACGATGTCCGGAGCTCCTTGACTCCTCAACAGCCCACCACATCGACAAGCACCCGAAGCCGACGCCCCCTCAGTCAAGAAACAGCAAAGCCGCCACTACACCGCAGGTCACAAAGAGTCCTCCCCGCACCCGCGGGGGTCAGCCGGCTGCACCCCCCCACACCCCCCCGGAGGGGGAGTCCTCCCCGCACCCGCGGGGGTCAGCCGACGTCCTGTCGCAGCTCAGCGACGGACGCGGGGTCCTCCCCGCACCCGCGGGGGTCAGCCGGACGGCTCTACCGACTGGAGAACTCCCTATAGGTCCTCCCCGCACCCGCGGGGGTCAGCCGACGCCGACCGGTGGCGAATCAACGTGTGGCAGGTCCTCCCCGCACCCGCGGGGGTCAGCCGTCCGGCGATCTTCGCGGAGTCGAGATCCTGAAGTCCTCCCCGCACCCGCGGGGGTCAGCCCGTCGCGTTCAACGAGGACGGCCCGGCGAACGTGTCCTCCCCGCACCCGCGGGGGTCAGCCGCTCCGCATCACCCTGGCCCCGTCCAGCTCGGTGTCCTCCCCGCACCCGCGGGGGTCAGCCGCCGAGCACGGCCCCCCTCCCAGCCAGCCGTTCGTCCTCCCCGCACCCGCGGGGGTCAGCCGGAGATCGGGTTGTCGTAGGCAGCCGCTCCGCCGTCCTCCCCGCACCCGCGGGGGTCAGCCGTGGTGGACGAGTACGTCACCGAGCAGGTGCCGGTCCTCCCTGCACCCGCGGGGGTCAGCCGGCGGCGGTTGCCATCGAGGACGACGTAGTCGGGTCCTCCCCGCACCCGCGGGGGTCAGCCGATTGCCGCGGGTGCTGTCCGTGGCAGCCTCGCGTCCTCCCCGCACCCGCGGGGGTCAGCCGTTCGCGCTGCGGGTCCTGGCCGGGTACACGGCGTCCTCCCCGCACCCGCGGGGGTCAGCCGCGCAGGGAGAGCCTGCGGCGGTCAGTCATGATGTCCTCCCCGCACCCGCGGGGGTCAGCCGGTTCCGCTCGAATCCGCGAGGCGGGTTCGGTGGTCCTCCCCGCACCCGCGGGGGTCAGCCGTACCCATCCAGGGCTGTGGAGTTGTACGCCCAGTCCTCCCCGCACCCGCGGGGGTCAGCCGTGGTTGAGCTGGGCTGCCATGACCTTGGGGCCGTCCTCCCCGCACCCACGGGGGTCAGCCGGTTCGACTGTCGTGCCGGGCCGGGTGTCCAGCGTCCTCCCCGCATCCGCGGGGGTCAGCCTGAAGCACAGGCGCGCCGGGCCCTTCCTGGTGGTGTCAGGCCGGGTGGACGAGGCGGCTGTCGTAAGCGAAGACGACGGCCTGGATCCGGTCGCGGAGTCCGAGTTTCTGCAGGATCCGCCCGAGGTGGGCCTTCACGGTCGCCTCGGCGAGGTGCAGGGCGGCCGCGATCTCGGCGTTGGACAGGCCGCTACCCACCTTGACGAGGACGTCGCGTTCGCGCGTGCTGAGCCGGCTGAGTCGTTCGTCGTGGTGGTCGGTGCGGCTCCCGTGGGGGAGGTACGGCCGGAGGTCGTCGAGCAGGCGGCGGGTGATCCTCGGGGCGAGAGCGGCGTCGCCCGCGGCCACGTTGCGTATCGCGGTGAGGAGTTCCTCGGGCCTGGCGTTCTTCAGCAGGAAGCCGGAGGCGCCGGCGGCGAGTCCGGCGAAGGCGTATTCGTCGAGGTCGAAGGTGGTGAGGATCAGTACCTTGCTCCTCGGGGAGATCTGGGTGAGCCGGTGGGTCGCCTCGATGCCGTCGGTCCCGGGCATCCGGACGTCCATCAGGACGACGTCGGGGCGCAGTTCCCGGGTGAGGCGTACGGCCTCGGCGCCGTCCGCGGCCTCGCCGACGGGTGTCATGTCGGGCTGGGCGTCCAGGATCGTGCTGAAGGCCATCCGGAGCAGTGCTTCGTCGTCGGCGATCAGGATGCGGATCGTCATGCGGGAGCTGCTCCGTCGAGGTGGAGGCGGGTGTGGACGTTCCAGCCGCCGCCCGGGAGCGGTCCGGCGCGCAGTGTCCCGCCGTAGGCGGCCGAGCGCTCGCGCATGCCGGGGATGCCCTGGCCGGACGGAGCGGACGAGGTGGACGAGCCGGGGAGGTGGGGGCCGTTGTCGGTGATGTCCACGGTGAGGGTTGCGGCGGAGCACTGGATCCGGACGTCGGCGCGGGTGCCGGCGGGGGTGTGTTGGAGGGTGTTGGTCAAGGCTTCCTGTACCAGGCGGTAGACGGTCAGTTGGGCGGTGGCAGGCACGTGGGAGTGGCTGCCGAGGATGTCGAGGCGGGTCGGCAGCCCGGTGGCGCGCATCCGGTCGGCGAGGGTGTCGAGTTGGGCGATGCCGGGCAGGGGGTGGCGCTGCGCGTCGGGTTCGTCGGTCCGCAGGATGCCGAGCGAGCGCCGCATGTCGGTCAGGGCCTGCCGGCCGGTCTCGGAGACCTGGAGCATCGCGGTGGTCGTCCGGTCGGGTGAGCGGTGCTGCGTCTGGACGGCGGCGTCGGTGAGGGCGACCATGACGGACAGGTTGTGGGTGACGATGTCGTGCATCTCCCGGGCGATGCGGGTGCGTTCCTCGGCGACGGCCAGTCGTGCCTGCTGGTCCTGGTGTTGCTCCAGGCGTGCGGCCCGTTCCTCCAGGGCGGCGAGGTAGGCGCGCGCGGTCCGCGCGTTCGTGCCCAGGGCGACGGTGGCGACGACGGTCGCGGTCAGTGCGAGGAAGGGGGCCAGGAATGCTCCTTCCGTCGCCCAGCGCAGGCACGCCAGCAGGGCCCCACCCTCGACGACGGCGCCGGCGACGAGTGCCGCGCGTCCGCCCACGTGCGCGGCCACCGTGTACAGGGCCACCAACAGCGCGACGTCCGCGGGCAGTTGGACGTTCGCCAGCCACTGGACGAAGGCTGCGGCTGCGACGGCGCCGAACACCGCGCGTGGGGCACGCTGCCGCCACAACAGGGGCAGCGTGAGGGCGACGGTGAGGGCCGCGGCTGCCGGGAGCTCGTGCGGTGCGCGCGTGGCCGCGACATGGAGCAGGAGCAGGAGCAGCAGCAGGAGCGGCGTGGGCTTCGTGGGCTTCGTGGGCGGCAGCCCGGTTGTCGTCGGTCGCTGTGCACGGTTCCGGTGGCGTACCGGGTGGGCGGTGTCGTGCCCTGCGGCAGCCTCCGTCATCAGCACGTCCCCGTCGTCCCTGTCTGTCCCTTGCCGATACGGCACCTTGGCGGCCCGGCCCCGCGTCGCCGCCGTGCCCCGTCCCGCCACGGTAGGTGGCGGGGGCGGCGGCGCACATGCGCCCGCCGTCGGAGGACACCGCACCGGAGTACGACCGCAGGAGGAGCGCGGGTACCTCCTGCGGTCGCACCGCGGCCGCCCTTTTCGGGGTGTCCGTTGGCGACCGGGGTGGCATGTGCCGGAGACCGCGGGCCGATGTGCCGCCGTGTGCGCTGCTTCGAGGATGGCGGGGTGACCGAGACGATCCCGGGACTGTCCATGTCCCTTCCGGAGTTCCTTGCCGTGCTGGGCGCCGTCGCGCTGGTGGTGGCCCGCTGGCTTCCCCCTGGCGCCCGTCCGCGCGTCACGATCGCGGCGGGGGCGGTGTTCGTGCTGTCCGTGATCGTGCTGGGTGTGGTGGGGATCCGCTGGCAGGTGCTGCCGGTGCTGGCAGGTGGTGCCGTCGCGCTGCCGTTCGCTCTCTCCCCGCTGCTCCGAACGCTCCGGCGCCGCCCCGGCCGGGACGGCTGGCGAGCGTGGCGGGCGCGGTGGTGGCTGGCGTTGCCGGGGTCGATGGCCTGCCTCGGCCTGATCGCCGCCGGGCCGGTGGCCGCCTGGGCGTTTCCCGTGCCCGTGTTCCCCGAGCCGTCGGGCTCCTTCGCCGTCGGCACCCGGGTGGTGCAATGGACCGACCCGAACCGCCCCGAGACCTTCACCGCCGACCCGGACGACCGGCGCACGGTCCTGGTCCAGCTCTGGTACCCCGCGCAGAAGAGCCCCGCGGGCGCGCAGCGGGCCCAGTACCTCGGACGTACGGAGCAGGAGGCGCGCACCGTCTCCGATGCCCTGGCCGGTGCTGTCGGGCTGCCCGGCTTCCTGGTCGACGGCGTACCGCGGGCCCGTACGCATGCGGTCTTCAACGCCCCGGTGGCCGGTGGGGGCGAACGGTTCCCCGTCGTGCTGTTCTCCCCCGGAGCGGGCGGGGTGCGCACCCAGAACACCGCCTGGGCGGAGGAACTGGCCAGCCACGGCTACGTGGTGGCCGCCCTCGACCACCCGTACGACTCCGCGGCGGTCGTCCTGGACGACGGCCGGACCATCCGCGCCGCGACCGCCTCCACCGGCGACCGGGACGCGGACGAGGAGCTCGCGGCCGGCTGGACGGCCGTCAGGGCCGCCGATCTCGGCTTCGTGCTCACGCGGCTGGAGGGCCTGGACCGCGGCGCGATCGCCGACCCGGTGGTGGGGAGTGACCCGCTGACCGGACGCGACCCGCTGACCGGACGTCTGGACACCGGCCGGGCCGCGGTGACCGGCCACTCCATGGGCGGTGCCGCCGCCCTGCAGGCGGCCCGGCAGGACCCCCGGTTCGCCGCCGTCATCGACCTGGACGGCTACCCCCACGGTCCCGCATCCCCGGCCCTCCACCAGCCGGTGCTCGCGCTCACCCAGGCCATCACCCCGAGCACCGACCCGCGATACCTGCCGCGCCTGACCGAGGCCCTCGCGTCCGACACCGCGCCGAGCTACCGGCTCACCGTCCCCGGCGCCGCCCACCTCAGCTTCATGGACGGCCCGCTGTACCTGCCGCCCGTGCCCTCGATCGTCGGCTCCCTGGGCCGCACCGGGAGCCCCGCGTCGTCGCCGCAACCACGCTCGCCTTCCTGGACGCCACGCTGCGGCACGCGCCCGGTGACCCGGCCGGCGACGCGCACGGCGACCCGGCCGGCGCGCTGTCGGCCTACGGCAGCCTCAGCGTCCACCGCCCGGACGCGCCCCGCTGACCTGCCGCGCCGCCACCGGCCCACGCGGGGCGCCGGAACGGTGGCACAGGAGGACGACAGCGCGCCGTGTTCGCGGCCTGAGGTCAGCGGCCTGCGTCGAAGCGGGCGCGGTTGGCGTCGATCAGGCGGTGGCCTTCGTCGCTGCCCCGGCAGTCTTCCCCGGCGCGCGGGTGGTCGGGAGCGCCGGCGGCCGACCCTGCCGGTCGTGTTCAGCCGACCCCGCCACGCCAGATGTTGTCGAACGCTGCGTCCTCGACGGCGCGACGCCGCCGCACGGCGTCCAGTTCCCGGACCGCGTCGTTGACCGTGGCGAGGACTGCCGCCAGGTCGTCGTCGGTGATGTCGGGCTGCTCGCCCGGCGACCGCGCCGCGATGCCGGCGGCCGCTGCCAGGGCGGTGAGCACGGGCTCGCGCGACATCCAGCGGTCGATCGCCGCACGGCGTCCGGCAGACTCGGGCGGTGCGGGGTCACCGGGCTTCGCCCGCGGTGCCGTCCGGTGGAGGCGAAGGTGCGGGTGGAGACGGGGGCCGCGGGTGCCGGGCGGCGTGCCGAGCGCGCTCGCGTAGGCGGCCGCGAGCCCTCGGCCCCGGCGCCACAGCCAGTCCTCGACCGATTCGAACGGCGGCTGTCGGAGGACCGCCGCTGCAGCCTCGGCCAGCAGCGCCTCCGTGGCGGGCGCCGGGCCGGCGGGCAGGATCCGGGTGCCGTCCAGTCGGACTGCCCCGGCGTCGAGCAGATCGATCAGCTCGGCGCCGGCGAGCGCGAGTGACAGGTCGCCCTGTTCCGGGGGAGGGCCGGTCCCTGCCTCCAGGGCGACGACCAGCAGGTCCTGCGGTGTGGTGTCCATCGGTGGCCCGACCTTCGGAGGCTCGGCGGCGGCGGTGAGCGGTGGCTGCTGCCAGTCTGCCTCGTCGGCGCCCCCGCGACGCTCTCCCCGCTGTCGGATCCTGAGAACGCCTCGGTGCGGGAGAGAGGTCTCTCCCGCACCGAGGCGTGTGACGATCTGTCGGTCAGAGGGTGCCGGTGATGACGGTTCCGGTGTGGCTGCCGGGAATCGTGCTGACGTCGAGGCTTTCGGGGGTGGCCCACGTGCCGTCGGCGTGGCGGGCGGTGAGCAGGACCTTGTTGTCGGTGGTGGCGATGGCGAACCGGGCGTCGGTGTCGACGGGGGCGGCGCTGATGCTGGTGCCCGTGACGTTCCCGACGACTCCGCCGAGGGAGGCCATCGGCTGCCAGTCGCCGTTGGCGAAGCGCAGGGTGTGGTACTGGCCGTCGCTGGCGATGAGGGCGAGGTTGAGGTCGCTGTTCTGGCGGGAGATGGCGACGGCCGTCACGGGTGCGGTGGCACCGGCGGCGTTGGCGACCGATCCCCAGGCGCCCCACTTTCCGCCGGCGTTGCGCAGGGTGTGGTAGATCTTCCCGCCCGACACGGCGGCGATGTGCAGTTCGCCGCCGGCGGCTCCTGCAGCGGATATGGAGGTGATGCCCTTGAGCGGCCCGGCGACGTCGGTGACCACGCCGAAGGCGCTCCACTCGCCGGCGCCGTTGCGGACGGTGTGGAAGAGGATGTCGTCGGCGACGACGACCACGTGCAGGTCGTTGCCGATGGAGGAGATGGAGACCTGGGTGATGTTGCCGAGGTCGTTGAGGGCGATGTTGAGGTCGACGAAGCGCTGGGCCCAGCTGCCGTCGCCCTTGCGGATCGCGTAGTGAAGGTGCCCGTCACCGCCGAGGGCGATGATGTGGGTGGAGGTGTCGATGCCGGCAGTCGCGACGGCGCGCACACCGCCGATGTTCCCGGCCGCGGCCTGGACGTCCTCGTACGGCGTCCAGGACCCGTCGTAGAGACGGCTGGCGAAGTACAGGTTGGCGTCGCTGCGCACCAGGGCCTGGGTCTTCCAGCCGGCGGCCTTCGC
The Streptomyces sp. 1331.2 genome window above contains:
- a CDS encoding trypsin-like serine protease → MPRNSSPRRRAGALTAALATGALATFATSPAGAVAGDAAADGSYASTARLVIGDNLRACTGALVDRNWVLTAASCFADDPAQPQALAAGAPKWKTTATIGRTDLTTQAGKEAAVVELVPHQDRDLVMARLATPVDGITPLTIATTAPTAGQTLRVPGYGRTKDEWTPLKLHTGAFTLDTVSTAGIGTTGTGGAAICKGDTGAPVIRETGGKAELLAVASRSWQGGCLGTPATETRTGAYNTRVDNVAGWIQQTRAKAAGWKTQALVRSDANLYFASRLYDGSWTPYEDVQAAAGNIGGVRAVATAGIDTSTHIIALGGDGHLHYAIRKGDGSWAQRFVDLNIALNDLGNITQVSISSIGNDLHVVVVADDILFHTVRNGAGEWSAFGVVTDVAGPLKGITSISAAGAAGGELHIAAVSGGKIYHTLRNAGGKWGAWGSVANAAGATAPVTAVAISRQNSDLNLALIASDGQYHTLRFANGDWQPMASLGGVVGNVTGTSISAAPVDTDARFAIATTDNKVLLTARHADGTWATPESLDVSTIPGSHTGTVITGTL
- a CDS encoding GPP34 family phosphoprotein, giving the protein MDTTPQDLLVVALEAGTGPPPEQGDLSLALAGAELIDLLDAGAVRLDGTRILPAGPAPATEALLAEAAAAVLRQPPFESVEDWLWRRGRGLAAAYASALGTPPGTRGPRLHPHLRLHRTAPRAKPGDPAPPESAGRRAAIDRWMSREPVLTALAAAAGIAARSPGEQPDITDDDLAAVLATVNDAVRELDAVRRRRAVEDAAFDNIWRGGVG
- a CDS encoding ParA family protein — encoded protein: MSTDPQGSAVVWAERVGDNLPFDFMAAHDQAEQLVHLKKTGAKIHVIANQKGGVGKTTTTVNLAACTFDVLGEKDEYQHIFIDTPGTLADEQILRNALEIADDVLVPMITEPLCFDPTARTIQKVIEPMDIPFRIVVNNWDPRDGRADLEDTEAYIAARGWPRAKTVLRRYKIHSRAVAEGTVVTQYKESGTAYRAREDFFRLSLELGYGGR
- a CDS encoding response regulator, with translation MTIRILIADDEALLRMAFSTILDAQPDMTPVGEAADGAEAVRLTRELRPDVVLMDVRMPGTDGIEATHRLTQISPRSKVLILTTFDLDEYAFAGLAAGASGFLLKNARPEELLTAIRNVAAGDAALAPRITRRLLDDLRPYLPHGSRTDHHDERLSRLSTRERDVLVKVGSGLSNAEIAAALHLAEATVKAHLGRILQKLGLRDRIQAVVFAYDSRLVHPA
- a CDS encoding ParB/RepB/Spo0J family partition protein, with the translated sequence MAGRRVSFASMATDPVVDAPGVDSAKSAADTPARWIPTANCLPNPRNPRDELGDLSDLASIKDRQLQSCLAVTPAAYLRLWPEDRQTLGAGPQDVIVINGNRRRAAAALYGREQLLVVVDDSVAESKATLLRAALDENMARKDFDPIEEANAVLLIVAQYPTAKEAAEAEGWSQSWISHRKNLLKLHPELQRQVRAKARGEEGISINVARRLGSVKGIEDMSQAQQTEQLEQLLQADADAVLAKRAARQEAKAAVKAAPAAAPADVPAAQPAAVAPAPAPAPAPAAAKPVTKPSAPAAPVPSTEPKPEPVSAADPDRFSAENSDPLPMPEQRAVAPSTDEQPATTTPQTTGLGNVDWHDVEELADAICRTLSADEAYRLADALANRLLTTSS
- a CDS encoding sensor histidine kinase is translated as MTEAAAGHDTAHPVRHRNRAQRPTTTGLPPTKPTKPTPLLLLLLLLLHVAATRAPHELPAAAALTVALTLPLLWRQRAPRAVFGAVAAAAFVQWLANVQLPADVALLVALYTVAAHVGGRAALVAGAVVEGGALLACLRWATEGAFLAPFLALTATVVATVALGTNARTARAYLAALEERAARLEQHQDQQARLAVAEERTRIAREMHDIVTHNLSVMVALTDAAVQTQHRSPDRTTTAMLQVSETGRQALTDMRRSLGILRTDEPDAQRHPLPGIAQLDTLADRMRATGLPTRLDILGSHSHVPATAQLTVYRLVQEALTNTLQHTPAGTRADVRIQCSAATLTVDITDNGPHLPGSSTSSAPSGQGIPGMRERSAAYGGTLRAGPLPGGGWNVHTRLHLDGAAPA